A section of the Cottoperca gobio chromosome 17, fCotGob3.1, whole genome shotgun sequence genome encodes:
- the rgs20 gene encoding regulator of G-protein signaling 20 isoform X1, whose amino-acid sequence MVSADKIVQEPLRPSVVHISATPMGSERMEMRKRQMSVQQESAAGETVPAQQGQPGQANPRGSNACCFCWCCCCSCSWNEDRDERNRKASYDVKEGTADCEDCPMPTLEEVRSWGQSFDKLMCCPAGRNSFRQFLRTEFSEENMLFWLACEEFNTDANKTAVEDRARVIYEDYISILSPKEVSLDSRVREAINRNMQEPNLQTFEDAQLQIYTLMQRDSYPRYMNSSAYKNLLNTLSEQSPES is encoded by the exons ATGGTTTCTGCTGATAAAATCGTTCAGGAACCATTACGTCCCAGTGTCGTTCACATTTCTGCTACG CCCATGGGATCAGAGCGGATGGAGATGCGAAAGAGGCAGATGTCGGTGCAGCAGGAGTCGGCAGCGGGGGAAACTGTACCGGCCCAGCAGGGCCAGCCGGGCCAAGCCAACCCACGGGGCTCAAATGCATGTTGCttctgctggtgctgctgctgtagctgtTCCTG GAATGAAGACCGGGATGAAAGGAACCGAAAGGCTTCTTATGACGTCAAGGAAGGGACCGCAGACTGTGAAGACTG CCCGATGCCCACGCTGGAGGAGGTGCGCTCGTGGGGGCAGTCGTTTGACAAACTAATGTGTTGCCCAGCGGGGAGGAACTCCTTCCGACAGTTTCTTCGCACTGAGTTCAGCGAGGAGAACATGCTCTTCTGGTTAGCCTGCGAGGAGTTCAACACAGATGCCAATAAGACTGCCGTAGAGGACAGGGCTCGGGTCATCTATGAGGACTACATCTCCATTCTCTCGCCTAAAGAG GTGAGCCTTGACTCCCGTGTGCGTGAGGCGATCAACAGGAACATGCAGGAACCCAACTTGCAGACGTTTGAAGATGCTCAGCTGCAGATCTACACACTAATGCAAAGAGACTCGTATCCCCGCTACATGAACTCCTCAGCCTACAAAAACCTGCTCAACACTCTGTCAGAGCAGTCCCCCGAATCTTAG
- the rgs20 gene encoding regulator of G-protein signaling 20 isoform X2 — translation MGSERMEMRKRQMSVQQESAAGETVPAQQGQPGQANPRGSNACCFCWCCCCSCSWNEDRDERNRKASYDVKEGTADCEDCPMPTLEEVRSWGQSFDKLMCCPAGRNSFRQFLRTEFSEENMLFWLACEEFNTDANKTAVEDRARVIYEDYISILSPKEVSLDSRVREAINRNMQEPNLQTFEDAQLQIYTLMQRDSYPRYMNSSAYKNLLNTLSEQSPES, via the exons ATGGGATCAGAGCGGATGGAGATGCGAAAGAGGCAGATGTCGGTGCAGCAGGAGTCGGCAGCGGGGGAAACTGTACCGGCCCAGCAGGGCCAGCCGGGCCAAGCCAACCCACGGGGCTCAAATGCATGTTGCttctgctggtgctgctgctgtagctgtTCCTG GAATGAAGACCGGGATGAAAGGAACCGAAAGGCTTCTTATGACGTCAAGGAAGGGACCGCAGACTGTGAAGACTG CCCGATGCCCACGCTGGAGGAGGTGCGCTCGTGGGGGCAGTCGTTTGACAAACTAATGTGTTGCCCAGCGGGGAGGAACTCCTTCCGACAGTTTCTTCGCACTGAGTTCAGCGAGGAGAACATGCTCTTCTGGTTAGCCTGCGAGGAGTTCAACACAGATGCCAATAAGACTGCCGTAGAGGACAGGGCTCGGGTCATCTATGAGGACTACATCTCCATTCTCTCGCCTAAAGAG GTGAGCCTTGACTCCCGTGTGCGTGAGGCGATCAACAGGAACATGCAGGAACCCAACTTGCAGACGTTTGAAGATGCTCAGCTGCAGATCTACACACTAATGCAAAGAGACTCGTATCCCCGCTACATGAACTCCTCAGCCTACAAAAACCTGCTCAACACTCTGTCAGAGCAGTCCCCCGAATCTTAG
- the tcea1 gene encoding transcription elongation factor A protein 1: MGKKEEEEIIRIAKKMDKMAQKKNGAGALDLLKELRSIPMTLELLQSTRIGMSVNAIRKQSTDDEVTSLAKSLIKSWKKLLDEPGGCGDKPSDDKRKEQTTPSSPSQGSPEAKEEGSSSSNSSSKSDPADNSNSLIHTFPRAANTSDSIRLKCRELMTQALQSGDDHIAIGADCDELGAQIEELIFQEFKNTDMKYKNRVRSRISNLKDMKNPNLRRTVLCGSVTPERMAKMNAEEMASDELREMRKNLTKEAVRDHQLSTTGGTQTDLFTCGKCKGKCCTYTQVQTRSADEPMTTFVFCNDCGNRWKFC, translated from the exons ATGGgtaaaaaggaggaagaggagataaTCAGAATTGCGAAGAAGATGGATAAAATGGCGCAGAAGAAAAACGGG GCCGGAGCTTTGGACTTATTGAAGGAGCTGCGAAGTATCCCCATGACTCTCGAGCTGCTTCAG TCTACCAGAATAGGGATGTCCGTTAACGCCATCCGCAAGCAGAGCACAGACGACGAGGTGACATCCCTAGCCAAATCCTTGATCAAGTCATGGAAGAAGCTTTTGG ATGAGCCTGGTGGTTGTGGAGATAAACCTTCAGATGACAAGAGGAAAGAGCAAACGACGCCTTCTTCTCCCTCGCAGGGAAGCCCAGAGGCAAAAGAAGAAGG cagctccagcagtaACTCCAGCAGCAAGAGTGATCCCGCTGACAATTCAAACTCATTGATCCACACTTTTCCTCGTGCCGCCAACACCTCCGACTCTATCAGGCTCAAGTGCCGAGAGCTGATGACCCAAGCTCTGCAGTCTGGAG atgaTCATATTGCTATTGGCGCTGATTGTGATGAACTTGGAGCACAGATCGAGGAAC TTATCTTTCAAGAGTTTAAGAACACAGACATGAAATACAAGAACCGTGTGCGGAGCCGAATCTCGAACTTGAAAGATATGAAGAACCCAAATTTAAGGAGGACTGTGCTATGTGGGAGTGTAACCCCTGAGCGGATGGCTAAAATGAACGCAGAG GAAATGGCCAGTGATGAGCTAAGGGAAATGAGAAAGAATTTGACCAAAGAGGCTGTCAGGGACCACCAGCTGTCCACCACAGGAGGCACTCAGACGGATCTATTCACCTGTGGCAAGTGCAAGGGGAAATGCTGCACCTACACACAG GTTCAAACTCGCAGTGCTGATGAGCCCATGACCACGTTTGTCTTCTGCAATGACTGCGGAAATAGATGGAAG TTCTGCTGA